In Arthrobacter sp. UKPF54-2, the following are encoded in one genomic region:
- a CDS encoding SPOR domain-containing protein: MTEYWYNVNTHEIEEDAMSDWSQLIGPYKTREEAEHALEKVKARNEAWDKGEDD; the protein is encoded by the coding sequence ATGACCGAATACTGGTATAACGTCAACACCCACGAGATCGAGGAAGACGCCATGTCCGACTGGAGCCAGCTGATCGGCCCCTACAAGACCCGCGAAGAAGCGGAACATGCCCTCGAAAAGGTCAAAGCCCGCAACGAGGCCTGGGACAAGGGCGAAGACGACTAA
- the map gene encoding type I methionyl aminopeptidase, which translates to MPSLTSTAPIGTLVPGTVSPQLAVPASIPRPEYVGKPAPAKFTGSEVKSAETIEKIRIASRIAAQAIVEVGKHIAPGVTTDQLDRVGHEFLLDHQAYPSTLGYRGFPKSLCSSLNEVICHGIPDSTVVQDGDILNIDITAFIGGVHGDTNYTFLVGDVDEESRLLVERTEESLRRAIRAVAPGREINVIGRTIESYAKRFGYGVVRDFTGHGVGEAFHTGLIIPHYDAAPAYNTVMEAGMVFTIEPMLTLGTVEWDMWADDWTVVTRDRKRTAQFEHTLLVTESGAEVLTLP; encoded by the coding sequence ATGCCTTCTCTGACCTCGACTGCACCCATCGGCACCCTTGTCCCGGGAACAGTCAGCCCCCAGCTCGCCGTGCCGGCCTCGATTCCGCGCCCCGAGTACGTCGGCAAGCCAGCCCCGGCCAAGTTCACGGGCTCCGAGGTCAAGTCCGCCGAGACCATCGAGAAGATCCGCATCGCCTCGCGGATTGCCGCCCAGGCGATTGTGGAGGTCGGCAAGCACATCGCGCCCGGTGTCACCACCGACCAGCTGGACCGGGTGGGGCACGAATTCCTCCTCGACCACCAGGCGTACCCGTCCACTCTCGGCTACCGGGGCTTCCCCAAGTCCCTCTGCTCCTCGCTCAACGAGGTGATCTGCCATGGCATCCCGGACAGCACGGTGGTGCAGGACGGCGACATCCTCAACATCGACATCACGGCCTTCATCGGCGGCGTGCACGGCGACACCAACTACACCTTCCTCGTCGGCGACGTCGACGAGGAATCCCGGCTGCTGGTCGAACGCACGGAAGAGTCGCTGCGCCGAGCCATCCGCGCGGTGGCGCCGGGCCGCGAAATCAACGTGATCGGCCGGACCATCGAGTCCTACGCCAAGCGCTTCGGCTACGGCGTCGTCCGGGACTTTACCGGGCACGGCGTCGGCGAAGCCTTCCACACCGGGCTGATCATCCCGCACTACGACGCCGCGCCCGCCTACAACACCGTGATGGAGGCCGGTATGGTCTTCACGATCGAGCCCATGCTCACGCTGGGCACCGTCGAGTGGGACATGTGGGCCGATGACTGGACCGTCGTGACCCGGGACCGCAAGCGCACCGCCCAGTTTGAGCACACCCTGCTGGTCACGGAGTCCGGCGCCGAGGTCCTCACCCTCCCCTGA